The genome window ACGACGAACAGCTAGGGGAGCCGTACCAATGTTCGGGTGGCAGTGGGCGACTGCCGGAAGCCCAGTTCGAAGAAATTGTCAACCGTCAGTAAATCACCTTTTCGATCGATCGCATAATCCGCGCTTAGCGATGAACTAGATAGCATGCTTCGAACAAAAATTCGGTTTCCCTGCACCTGGTAGCTATAAATGCCGCTGCCAATTTTGGGAAGCAGATCACCGGTAGCGTTTCGTTCTTTACCCCGGTTTACGGTAAGCCAGTCGGGTAGGGGAGACCCCGTGTGGTCGATATTGAAACTGAGTGTGTCCTGCCGCATTGTTCGTTCGACCCATCGACCCGTAAGGGTGTCCGGCGAAACGGGATCGGACTGCTGGCAGGCTGCACTTACCAGCACGAGGCATAGGAGAAGACGAGAACGCATGGTCAGGTGGTTGGTTTCTGGTAATGAGTCCATTGACAGGCAGCGGGTTGGAAGCGATCCGCTACTTTTTAAGCTGCTCGAACCAGTCCAGCGACCGGCGCATAAACAAGACCTCCGTTGGTACGTGCGAGCCACTGGGAATAGCTACCAAATGGAGGTTTGCTGATCCACGCTGCCGCATGGCGGTATACGTTTGCTGGGACGTGAGAAACGGAATGATTTCGTCCTGCTGACTATGAATAAGCTGGGTCGCGGTGGCGGTGTGCCAGGTCGTCAGGTCATTATCGGCTAGCGCTTTTCCGAAGGGTGACAACGGGTTACGCACGTCAGCCCGAAACTCGTCCGTACACAGTTGATCAAAACTGGCCGTAATTGACCGGGTGCTGTCGAGCGACTGCGTAATCTGCTCCGCATAAGGCGCTTTGAAGTAGTAACTGACGGGTTTGTTCAGGCCATAAATACGGTTGTAACTTAGGGTTTCCCAGGCATAGATGTAGTTGGCAATCCCGCCCACGGTTGTATTCTGCGTCACGTACCGGAAAAAGTCGGACATGGCATAGGGACCCGCTCCGCAGCTCGACCCGCTCAAGGGAAGCTCCTGGCCGTATTTTTCTTCCAGCAGTTGCTGAGCCGACAGCGTAGCAAAACCGCCTTCGGAATAGCCCGCCAAAAATAACTGATTGGTCCACGGAACACCTTTCTGGGCCAGAAAAGCCTTCGTTGCCAGCATCATATCGACCGTTGCCTGGGCGAGTGTCTGGCGGTGCTCGTAGTTGTGCGGAACGTGATCGGCTGCACCATAGCCGATGTAATCCGGACAGGCAACGATGTAGCCGTGGGTAGCAAAGTAGAGGGGATACGAAAAGCTGGCTGCGCCAAAGTTAGTCCCCGAAGGTACTTCTGTATTCGAAAAAGCCGTGGGATGCTGAAAGCTGAGGAGCGGGTACCGGTTACTGGTCGAGTCGAGCTGGTTGGGCAGGTAGACAATGCCCGATGCGGTGATGGTTGTCCCATCCGTGAGCGTTGTCTGGTAAACGATCCGATTTACGCTTACTTGATAATCAGCCGGTTGATAGGTAAGGGAGTCGTTGGTTGATGTGAGCAGCCGGAGAACCGCGTTCGTATAGAAAACAAGTTGACTGGAACTGATCAAGACGGGTTTGGGCGGGGTTGACGGTGGGCTACAGGCTGAGAAAACGAACAAACAACCGAAAACGAACGCGACTAATAACTTTTTTTTCATGTACTCGACTACAATGGACTATCAATAAGTGCAACTACCCATACGCCCGCAAAGCCATAGCGGTGTATGGCTTTGCGGGCGAGCATTGATGGCTTGGCTTGGTTACTCCTTCGTTTTCTTACCTTTCTTTGGTTTTTCTTCGGCTACGGCAGCCTTCGGTGTTTTGGTTGCCTTCGGGGCTTCAGCCTTTGCTTCCGTTGAGGGTACAGCGACGGGTCCGGCAATAGACCCCCGGACGAACGTACCCCAGGTCAGATTGTCCTTACCCGTTTGGGCCTTCTGGGCGCGATCGATAGCCATGGTCGCGGCTGCTTCGACAACCCAGTCAAAATTTTCCTGACCAACCGAATGAATGTCGGCATCGGGAGCCGGATTGCAGAAATCAATGGCAATGGGGATACCGTCACGAACCGCAAATTCGACCGTGTTAAAGTCGTAACCCAGGCCATGATTCAGTTTGAGCACGTACTCGGTCATTTTCTTGAGCAGTTTCTTGCCCGCGTCGCCGGTCGTCTGCATCTCGGCGGCATACCGCAGGTGATGCGGGTTGCGCGGTTCATACGGCATGATGCGCACCTCTTTGCCGCCAATGCAATAGCACCGGAAATAATCCGTAAAGTCGATTGCTTCCTGATAGAGCATCACCAGTTGACCGGTTTCGTCGTAGGCTTTGAACATCTGATCGGGATTATCCACTTTATACACGCTTTTCCAGCCACCGCCCGCGTGGGGTTTCATGAACGCGGGAAAGCCAATATGGTTGAAGATTGCGTCCCAGTCCATGTTTTGCAGATTGCGGAACGAATTATGATTCGTATCGTCGGGGCGCTCTTTGGAAGGCAGCAGAATCGTTTTCGGAACCGGAACACCCAGTTGTACGGCCAGTGCGTTGTTAAAAAACTTCTCGTCGGCGCTCCACCAGAATGGGTTGTTGACAACGGCAGTACCCGTTAAGGCTGCGTTTTTGAGAAACGCTTTATAGAAGGGTACATCCTGCGAGATACGGTCGATGATGACCGCATAATCGGTGGGAACACTCTGTTCCACCTGATCGATACGAACAAATTCCGCGGGAAATTTGCTTTGTTTCTCATTGACACGGTCGACAAAAGCTTGCGGAAATGTGTTTTCCTGGCCGAATAAAATACCAATCTTAGTTTTCTTGCTCATAATCAGTTAGTTAGGTTCAATTGGCGTGATGAGAGTACAACAGTGGCAAACCAAATGGTTGAATCTGTGCTCTTTAGGAGGGTAAACTTACGTAGTTTCCCGATTGTTCTTACAGGTTCGATCAAAATCAGTGCTGGTTTTCAACCGGCATATTCCCCGTGCGTGTCGTCTACCGCAAGGCCAGCAAGGAGCATCTTGGTGGTCTGGCCAGCGCGAACGTAAGGCTCTGGTTCAGTACCCGCCCGAAGCAACTGCCGACAACTGCTTACAGAATAGGGACAAATTCTACCAGTTTCAGGTCATCCACGATCCAGCTGCGTAACTGTTTTGTAGGTTTAGGGCAGTCTGTAACCAAATCCATCAATCATCCATAACCATGAACGCACGTCTCGCTCTTTTTCTGACTTTCTGCCTGCTGGCCGGGGGACTGGTCTCCTGTTTTGATCATCGCTTTCCCGATATCACACCCGGCTCAACACCCGCTCGGTTACGCGTAAAATCGTTGACGGAGGAACTGGCCAATAACGTCGTGCGCATCACCGCGTTCCGGTACGATCCACAGGGCCGACTCAGCTCCCTGGTTAGCTTCCAGCCGCCCGATAGCAGCATGGTGACCATTTACTACAGTAACTTTCGCTATGATGCACAGAATCGACTCATCCAACTTCAACGCATAGCGGTCCCCTCCCCCCGTCCCGCTGGCGGAGTTGTCAGTGGCCCCGTCGAGAACTACGCGTATGCGTACAATGGAGCCGGGCAGGTATCCAGTATTGCCTACACGAATGGCTTGACCTGGTCCTATACCTACAACAGTGATAACCGGTTAGCTTCCGCTTCTGCGGTGTATAGCCATCCTCGCTTCAGCATTAGGGGAAATCTTCAGTTTACGTTCACGGGCAAAAACCTGACCCAAACCATCGGCGGAACCGGCATTACCTATCAGGGAATGCCACCCGGGACCAGTGTGGGCTTTCCCGGCGTACATAGCGCCGATTATACGCACGATGATAAGATAAATCCGTTCTACGGCTTATTTGTCATTCCTTCGGCGGCCAGTGGCTTTGTCAACATTTTATCCGGCCCATCGACACCCGGCGCGCTGTTCGGCGGCACGGACAGTGTGCTGACACTGAGCCAGAATAATGTACTCACTGAAACACCCCCTTCGGGCTACACAGCCGAAACGATCAGGTATCAGTATCAGTATAATGCTGCGAACCTGCCCACTGAGCGTACCAAGGTTACGACTTTCCCCAATAGTTCGTCGACCACAGATGTGCTGCGCTTTGACTACGAGTCCTATTGATCGCCAGTAACCTCCCGGTCGTCATCTACTAGAATCACCCGGCAAAAACCCGGCCTTGATCCGATCAAATCAGGGCCGGGTTTTTGCCGGGTGGGTCAGACGGTCAAGGTGCCCGCTATAGATACCTCCGTTCCTACATTTAGGTAAGTGTACACAAACAATGTTTTCCTTTTCCCGTTGATTCGACATGTCACAAACCGTGGCTTATTCGCCAAGTTGCTCAGAACGAGAGCATAACTTCCGGATGGTCAGTCAGTACCGGCTTGTTTTTTCAACGGGATTATGGATATTGATCCACAGAGTAAGCTCGAACAAACCGTTGCCAGCTGGTTGCAAGCGCTGGAGCAATTGCACCATTGGTACGGGAAGCTGGATACCGTGATAACGTCGCTCCAGTCCGTCGAATACCGCCCAGTCACCAGCCCCCTTGTTCGGTCAACGTGCTGGTCGCTTGCCCGGCTCGAGCACTTGCAGACTGACGTATACCAGCTGATGGTTAGACTGGAAGCTCAACCCTGGACCGAACAGGTACAACCAATTTTTGCGCTGATTACGCTACTGGCTGACGATACAAAACGCATTGCTTACTGGACTGCCATTATCCGTCAGGCGTTGCAGTCCAATACGGCGGGAAGTGCTTAGGCGATGACCGGTAGGGCAGAAATTTATTAACCTGGCTGGTGAAAAGATAGCCCGCTATGGGTATCCCGATCGCCCAAAAACTGCATTGATGTAGGGCAATTGAACCGGTCAAACGGTATGCGAGCCAGCCAATTGCCAGATTCGTTGCCGTTAACCCGTCGTTAGAAAGCGCTAGCCGTTAAATCTGACTCAGGTAGCGTGGGAATTGGTCTTTCCAGACCGGCCAGTCGTGATTACCCCAGGGCGATACATCGAGTTGGTGACGGATTCCTTTCCGGCTCAGAATGCCCGACATGGTGTAATTATCGTCTTTGCAGAAATCATATTCCGATGTTCCCAGCACGATGTTCATGTGGTAAAACTCGTTGTTCTGCGCATTGGGTAAAAAGTCGGGTGGATTGTTATAATAGACATTCTCATCGTAATACCCACCGAGAAACGACCGAATATTGAAAGCTGCGCCCATTGTCAGCAAATGGCCTACCTGCTCGGGATGGCGAAACGCAAAATTCAGCGCGTGGTAGCCACCGAACGATGCACCGGATACGCCGATCTTCTTGACGTTACACTCCCGCTGAATGCCCGGTACCAGTTCCTCGTGCAGAAAGCGATCGTAGAGAACGTGGTTCCAGATGCGGGTGCCGGGGTGCAGGTGCTTGGCGTACCAGCTATCCCGGTCGATACTGCCGATACAGTATAACTTTACTTTGCCCGTTTCCACAAACCAGCGGGCCGTATCGGTCAGGCCAAAATCTTTGTACTCGTAATAATGCCCCATGGAGGTTGGGAACAGGATGACGGGATACCCCCAGTTGCCGTAAACCAGCATCTCAATATCGCGACCGAGGTGGTGAGAGTACCATTTTCGATAATCTTGCTGCACCGTACTAGTTGTTTAGAAGTGACCTGTTTTTCGGGTGAAAAATAGAGTAAATAGCTCGTATCGACAAAAATAGACCGCCGTAAGCAGAAAAAATCCCTACTTTGCACGTTGTGATCCCATTACTCCTGACATTTTTTGCGCTTATGGCTGTTCATTTTCCGGCCTCTTCTCCTGCCGAGTCACCTACCGTAACGCTTCGTCCCGATGATTCGTTAGTGTCTGTTCCACTCCGCCGTTCGGTTCGACTGGACATTATCCTACCACCTGATTACGAGTCGTCCGATCGAACCTATCCCGTGCTGTACCTGAACGACGGCCAGGATCTGGCTAAGCTTCGACTGACCAGTGTGCTGGATTCACTCTACCAGAAACAGGCTATCCAGCCTTTTGTGCTGGTAGCCATTTATGCCGGCGATCGGATCCAGGAATATGGCACCGCAGCCCGCGCCGATTACATGAACCGGGGGAGCAAAGCCGGGTTGTACACCGATTTTGTGCTGACCGAATTGTTACCGTACATAAAAAAACGCTACCGGGTCAGTAGTGAACCCACCCAATCGGTCTTTGCTGGTTTTTCGCTGGGTGGATTATCCGCTTTTGACATCGTCTTTCATCATCCCGATAAATTCAGTCGGGCAGGTGTATTTTCGGGTTCGTTCTGGTGGCGGAGCAAAAGCACGGAAGACGGTTACCGCGACGAAACCGACCGCATCATGCACGATCTTGTTCGTAAAGGCGGGCATCACCAGAGTTTGAAATTCTGGTTCGAGACCGGTACCGAAGACGAAACCAGCGATCGGAACAACAACGGCATTATCGATTCCATCGAAGACACGACCGACCTGATCGATGAACTGGTTAAAAAAGGATACCGCTGGCATCGCACCGCTAGCCAGGAAACAGACATCCGGTACGTCGAGATCGTCGGGGGTAAACATAACCAGGACACCTGGAGCCAGATCATGCCCGATTTTCTGACGTGGGCGTTCGGCAAGTCGTGAATAAGTAACTGATCAGATCGGCTAACTAGTGAAATTATACCGGTAATGAAGTATCTATTGACGCTACTGATGGGGGCACTGGTCGTTTCACTGGCCTGTAAAAGTCCGGATGGGATCGTATTAACCAAGTCCGCAGCAAAACGAAAGCTGGTATGGGCTGATGAGTTCGATAAAGCGGGCCTTCCTGACTCGACGAAATGGGCGTATGAGGTGGGTGGTAACGGCTGGGGCAACAACGAGCGCCAGTTTTATACGGCCAGACGCCTTGACAATGCACGGGTCGAAAATGGAAAACTGGTCATCGAAGCCAGAAAAGAACCATTCCAGGGCAAGGACTATACGTCGGCCCGATTAGTGACGCAGGGAAAAACGACCTGGACATACGGTCGAATCGAAGCAAAAGCCAAGCTTCCCGCCGGACGGGGCACCTGGCCTGCTATCTGGATGCTGGGCAAGGCGAGTGCAACGACTGGCTGGCCGATGTGCGGTGAGATTGACATCATGGAACACGTGGGATTTGACGAGGGCGTCATTCACGGCACCGTCCATACGGAAGCGTACAACCACGCGAAAAAAACGGAAAAGGGCAAGGCTGTTACGATCAGTGATGTAACGACCGCGTTTCATCTATATGCCATCGAATGGACGGCTGACCAGATTGATTTTTTCGTCGATGACCAGAAATACTATAGTGTCCGGAAAGCCGATCTTGGCGCTGCCGAAGCGCAATGGCCGTTCGATCAGCCTTTTTTCCTGATCCTGAACGTGGCCGTTGGGGGCAATTGGGGTGGTCAGAAAGGCGTTGACGAAACCATCTGGCCACGGCGTATGGACGTGGAGTATGTCCGCGTGTATCAGTAAAGCGGAGCACGCAGTTGTACTTCCATATCGCCAGCTTCGTCGCCATCAACGGGGTCAGTCGCTGTTGTGTAAATACGCTAGCGTGGCACGCTACACCTTCTCTGAGAAATCCCCACTGAAAGGGAGCAAACCAGGGTATGGCTTTACCCCATCAAACGTGCAGACGGGCGAACAGACAGGAATCACACTCGTCGCAGCTTTCCCAATACCTGATTGTATTCAGCGATAAATGCGTGACCAGCCCGGTTCTGATCGTAGATGTACTGGCGAATCAGCTCACTGGAGCTAGTGTCGGTACTGGTTGGCGAAGCACTTGGGACAATTGTTCGTAGCAACGCTTCCGCTGTAGCCGCCGATCGACAATTGGCTGTAATCGTGGCTTCGAGTCGTTGTTTTTCCTGAAGCAACTGATTCAGAGTGTGCTGATTCATAAAGGTGTGGGTTGAATTCGTGTAAAGGACAACGATTACTTCATCAGATTTGGGTGTAAGCCTACCCCTTACGGACAAAGC of Spirosoma agri contains these proteins:
- a CDS encoding alpha/beta hydrolase family protein; translated protein: MKKKLLVAFVFGCLFVFSACSPPSTPPKPVLISSSQLVFYTNAVLRLLTSTNDSLTYQPADYQVSVNRIVYQTTLTDGTTITASGIVYLPNQLDSTSNRYPLLSFQHPTAFSNTEVPSGTNFGAASFSYPLYFATHGYIVACPDYIGYGAADHVPHNYEHRQTLAQATVDMMLATKAFLAQKGVPWTNQLFLAGYSEGGFATLSAQQLLEEKYGQELPLSGSSCGAGPYAMSDFFRYVTQNTTVGGIANYIYAWETLSYNRIYGLNKPVSYYFKAPYAEQITQSLDSTRSITASFDQLCTDEFRADVRNPLSPFGKALADNDLTTWHTATATQLIHSQQDEIIPFLTSQQTYTAMRQRGSANLHLVAIPSGSHVPTEVLFMRRSLDWFEQLKK
- a CDS encoding glycoside hydrolase family 16 protein; translation: MKYLLTLLMGALVVSLACKSPDGIVLTKSAAKRKLVWADEFDKAGLPDSTKWAYEVGGNGWGNNERQFYTARRLDNARVENGKLVIEARKEPFQGKDYTSARLVTQGKTTWTYGRIEAKAKLPAGRGTWPAIWMLGKASATTGWPMCGEIDIMEHVGFDEGVIHGTVHTEAYNHAKKTEKGKAVTISDVTTAFHLYAIEWTADQIDFFVDDQKYYSVRKADLGAAEAQWPFDQPFFLILNVAVGGNWGGQKGVDETIWPRRMDVEYVRVYQ
- a CDS encoding RHS repeat domain-containing protein, translating into MNARLALFLTFCLLAGGLVSCFDHRFPDITPGSTPARLRVKSLTEELANNVVRITAFRYDPQGRLSSLVSFQPPDSSMVTIYYSNFRYDAQNRLIQLQRIAVPSPRPAGGVVSGPVENYAYAYNGAGQVSSIAYTNGLTWSYTYNSDNRLASASAVYSHPRFSIRGNLQFTFTGKNLTQTIGGTGITYQGMPPGTSVGFPGVHSADYTHDDKINPFYGLFVIPSAASGFVNILSGPSTPGALFGGTDSVLTLSQNNVLTETPPSGYTAETIRYQYQYNAANLPTERTKVTTFPNSSSTTDVLRFDYESY
- a CDS encoding ATP-grasp domain-containing protein; translated protein: MSKKTKIGILFGQENTFPQAFVDRVNEKQSKFPAEFVRIDQVEQSVPTDYAVIIDRISQDVPFYKAFLKNAALTGTAVVNNPFWWSADEKFFNNALAVQLGVPVPKTILLPSKERPDDTNHNSFRNLQNMDWDAIFNHIGFPAFMKPHAGGGWKSVYKVDNPDQMFKAYDETGQLVMLYQEAIDFTDYFRCYCIGGKEVRIMPYEPRNPHHLRYAAEMQTTGDAGKKLLKKMTEYVLKLNHGLGYDFNTVEFAVRDGIPIAIDFCNPAPDADIHSVGQENFDWVVEAAATMAIDRAQKAQTGKDNLTWGTFVRGSIAGPVAVPSTEAKAEAPKATKTPKAAVAEEKPKKGKKTKE
- a CDS encoding esterase family protein, translated to MQQDYRKWYSHHLGRDIEMLVYGNWGYPVILFPTSMGHYYEYKDFGLTDTARWFVETGKVKLYCIGSIDRDSWYAKHLHPGTRIWNHVLYDRFLHEELVPGIQRECNVKKIGVSGASFGGYHALNFAFRHPEQVGHLLTMGAAFNIRSFLGGYYDENVYYNNPPDFLPNAQNNEFYHMNIVLGTSEYDFCKDDNYTMSGILSRKGIRHQLDVSPWGNHDWPVWKDQFPRYLSQI
- a CDS encoding alpha/beta hydrolase — its product is MAVHFPASSPAESPTVTLRPDDSLVSVPLRRSVRLDIILPPDYESSDRTYPVLYLNDGQDLAKLRLTSVLDSLYQKQAIQPFVLVAIYAGDRIQEYGTAARADYMNRGSKAGLYTDFVLTELLPYIKKRYRVSSEPTQSVFAGFSLGGLSAFDIVFHHPDKFSRAGVFSGSFWWRSKSTEDGYRDETDRIMHDLVRKGGHHQSLKFWFETGTEDETSDRNNNGIIDSIEDTTDLIDELVKKGYRWHRTASQETDIRYVEIVGGKHNQDTWSQIMPDFLTWAFGKS